A genomic window from Leptolyngbya sp. BL0902 includes:
- a CDS encoding carbon-nitrogen hydrolase family protein, which produces MRAYRAAAVQMTSVPDLDKNLAQAEELIDLAVRQGAELVTLPENFSFLGDEDAKIAQAEQICQASETFLKTMAQRYQVTLIGGGYPVPAKEGKVFNTALLVSPEGQELLRYEKVHLFDVNLPDGNTYRESNIVISGHLLPDVFPSKDFGIIGLSVCYDVRFPELYRHLSQQGAELLVVPAAFTEFTGKDHWQVLLQARAIENTCYVIAPAQTGFHNSRRQSHGHAMIIDPWGMVLADAGTATGVAIAEINPNRIAQVRRQMPSLSHRMFV; this is translated from the coding sequence ATGAGAGCCTACCGGGCAGCCGCCGTACAGATGACCAGTGTGCCAGACCTCGACAAAAATCTGGCCCAGGCCGAGGAGTTAATTGACTTAGCGGTGCGCCAGGGGGCAGAACTGGTCACACTGCCGGAGAATTTCTCCTTTTTGGGGGATGAGGACGCCAAAATTGCCCAGGCCGAGCAGATTTGTCAGGCCAGCGAAACCTTCCTCAAAACCATGGCCCAGCGCTACCAGGTAACGCTGATTGGCGGCGGTTATCCCGTTCCAGCTAAGGAAGGCAAGGTGTTTAACACGGCCCTGCTGGTCTCCCCCGAAGGCCAAGAGCTGCTGCGCTACGAAAAAGTTCACCTGTTCGACGTGAACCTGCCCGACGGCAACACCTACCGCGAATCCAACATTGTGATTTCTGGCCACCTGCTGCCCGATGTCTTCCCGTCTAAGGACTTCGGCATCATTGGCCTGTCGGTGTGCTACGACGTGCGCTTCCCCGAACTCTACCGCCACCTCTCCCAGCAGGGAGCTGAGCTTTTGGTGGTGCCCGCCGCCTTCACCGAATTCACCGGAAAAGACCACTGGCAGGTGCTCTTGCAGGCCCGCGCCATCGAAAATACCTGCTACGTCATTGCCCCCGCCCAAACCGGGTTCCACAACAGCCGTCGCCAATCCCACGGCCACGCCATGATTATCGACCCCTGGGGCATGGTCTTGGCCGATGCAGGCACCGCCACCGGGGTGGCCATCGCCGAAATCAACCCCAACCGCATTGCCCAGGTGCGCCGCCAAATGCCCTCCCTCTCCCACCGCATGTTTGTGTAG
- the murI gene encoding glutamate racemase, which translates to MNNGFQRRHLASPGPARIGIFDSGVGGLTVLREIYRQLPHESVLYFGDTARLPYGSRSPEEIIYFVRQILDWMASQNVKMVMMACNTSSALALDIVQPEYDFPILGLIRPGAQAAAQVGQRIGIIATQATVNSSAYPSAIQELSPQTPVWQVACPQFVTIVEGNQIQQPHARQTAEDYLRPLMDAQIDTLIYGCTHYPHLAPLLKTILPPSTQYVDPAISMVAAAAKELDALGLRSNAAAWATEFYVSGSAREFRRLAVQWLGHQPQVQQIRLPDLAPQPVPSVDVHS; encoded by the coding sequence ATGAACAACGGGTTCCAACGCCGTCATCTCGCCTCCCCTGGCCCTGCCCGCATCGGCATTTTTGATAGCGGCGTGGGTGGCCTCACGGTGCTGCGGGAAATCTATCGCCAACTGCCCCACGAATCGGTGCTGTACTTTGGTGATACGGCCCGTCTGCCCTACGGTTCCCGTTCCCCTGAGGAAATCATCTACTTTGTGCGCCAAATTCTGGACTGGATGGCCAGTCAAAACGTCAAAATGGTGATGATGGCCTGTAACACCAGTTCAGCCCTGGCCCTAGATATTGTGCAACCGGAGTACGACTTCCCCATTTTGGGCTTGATTCGTCCCGGTGCTCAGGCCGCTGCCCAGGTGGGGCAACGCATTGGCATCATTGCTACCCAGGCCACCGTCAACAGCAGCGCCTACCCCAGCGCTATCCAGGAACTATCCCCCCAAACCCCCGTGTGGCAGGTGGCCTGTCCTCAGTTTGTCACCATTGTGGAGGGCAACCAAATTCAGCAACCCCACGCCCGCCAAACCGCCGAAGACTATCTGCGCCCCCTGATGGATGCCCAGATCGATACCCTGATCTATGGCTGCACCCACTACCCCCACCTGGCCCCGCTGCTGAAGACCATTCTGCCCCCCAGCACCCAGTATGTCGATCCGGCCATTTCGATGGTGGCGGCGGCAGCCAAGGAGCTCGATGCCCTCGGCCTTCGCAGCAACGCTGCCGCCTGGGCCACAGAGTTCTATGTCAGCGGTTCCGCCAGGGAGTTTCGGCGCTTGGCGGTGCAATGGCTGGGCCATCAGCCCCAAGTTCAGCAAATTCGCTTGCCTGACCTCGCTCCTCAGCCCGTGCCCTCGGTGGATGTGCATTCGTAG
- a CDS encoding YheT family hydrolase gives MPVSSCQNVPFLPPWYLRSGLLMTLYIALLAKHTWQRTIQLPPVPYQDHVFTGQGQVPIFGQWAAPPQAQGTFIATYGITGSLENQWFLEILGRKAYDRGYGVLLFDWRAHGKTAELSPTLTSDGIYEGDDYLALAAQAKALGCPPPYWFVGYSLSGQLALWAGKVAMNLPADSPLQPEDIGGVAVVCPNLDANRSLPYLMAAPLGKYLERAIAKELNRLALQLHQYHPQDFDLEAINRADSIWGFDHELVIPRLGFATVEDYYAASCPLPFLADLTVPTLILYAADDPLFHPDLVPELVAMGQQNPYLDVVATEYGGHVGYYSGPTGQRLAQDPDPWWAWNRVLDWVESQPPVSVGARVGAMASRQDS, from the coding sequence ATGCCTGTTTCCTCCTGCCAAAATGTGCCCTTTTTGCCGCCGTGGTATCTGCGATCTGGGTTGCTGATGACCCTCTACATCGCCCTGCTGGCCAAACACACCTGGCAGCGCACTATTCAGCTTCCCCCTGTGCCCTACCAAGACCACGTTTTTACGGGTCAGGGGCAGGTGCCGATCTTTGGGCAATGGGCCGCACCGCCCCAGGCCCAAGGCACGTTCATCGCCACCTACGGCATCACGGGTAGTTTGGAAAATCAGTGGTTTCTAGAAATCCTAGGCCGCAAAGCCTACGACCGGGGCTATGGGGTGCTGCTGTTTGACTGGCGCGCCCACGGCAAAACGGCGGAACTCTCACCCACCCTCACCTCCGACGGCATTTACGAAGGGGATGATTACCTCGCCCTCGCGGCCCAGGCCAAAGCGTTGGGCTGTCCGCCGCCCTACTGGTTTGTGGGCTATTCCCTCAGTGGGCAACTGGCCCTGTGGGCAGGCAAAGTGGCGATGAATTTGCCCGCAGACTCCCCCCTGCAGCCGGAGGACATCGGCGGCGTGGCGGTGGTGTGCCCCAATTTGGATGCTAACCGATCCCTGCCCTACCTAATGGCCGCGCCCTTGGGCAAGTATCTGGAACGAGCCATTGCTAAGGAACTCAACCGTTTGGCCCTTCAGCTTCATCAATACCACCCCCAGGATTTTGACCTAGAGGCCATCAACCGGGCCGACAGTATTTGGGGCTTTGACCATGAACTGGTGATTCCCCGCCTGGGCTTTGCCACGGTGGAAGACTACTACGCGGCCAGTTGCCCCCTACCCTTTTTGGCAGATCTCACGGTGCCCACCCTAATCCTCTACGCCGCGGATGATCCGCTGTTTCATCCCGACTTGGTGCCCGAACTGGTGGCGATGGGACAGCAGAATCCCTACCTAGACGTGGTGGCGACGGAGTACGGCGGCCATGTTGGCTACTACAGCGGCCCCACCGGGCAACGCCTCGCCCAGGATCCCGATCCTTGGTGGGCCTGGAATCGGGTATTGGATTGGGTAGAAAGTCAGCCGCCTGTGTCCGTTGGGGCTAGGGTTGGGGCGATGGCCTCACGCCAAGACAGTTAG
- a CDS encoding ABC1 kinase family protein, translating to MSAVFDPSAQSPSSLPLPGQGESVLSSVPQPSTSEPGANDSHRSAPLAIAGEVPIALSTLPGSPDPEPEKTYRFQQKAYRWNRGRYSRNRRFVDIWGFVLRLLGARWLYGKAWSYGGTITPEKQAERRRKLAVWIRETLLDLGPTFIKVGQLFSTRADIFPIEFVEELSKLQDRVPAFSYEQTRAILEDDLGKPIQELYRTFDPIPLAAASLGQVHRAQLHSGEEVVVKVQRPGLKSLFTIDLSILKGIARYFQNHRTWGRGRDWMGIYEECCRILWEEIDYLNEGRNADTFRRNFRAMDWVKVPRVFWRYTSPRILTLEYMPGIKISHYEALEAAGLDRKRLAQLGAQAYLHQLLDDGFFHADPHPGNIAVSLNGSLIFYDFGMMGQVQPLTRQRLMGTFMGVAQRDANQVMNSLVELGALAQVEDMSPVRRSIQYILDNFMDKPFEEQSIEAISDDLYAVAYDQPFRFPATFTFVMRAFSTLEGVGKGLDPDFNFMEAAKPFAAQLMTSGNPGDGANSLLGELSRQAAQVSTTAFGLPRRIEDTLDKLERGDIRVRVRSVETDRALRRIGTVSMANNYAILVGAFTLSATGLLMTPWPLIAIAPGVLATGSGIAFLRAVIKVNRADRLP from the coding sequence GTGTCCGCAGTTTTCGATCCATCGGCCCAATCCCCATCGTCTTTGCCCCTTCCTGGCCAAGGCGAGTCAGTGCTATCCTCGGTACCCCAACCGTCAACTTCGGAGCCTGGGGCAAACGATAGTCACCGTTCGGCCCCCTTGGCGATAGCAGGGGAAGTGCCCATCGCCCTCTCCACGCTTCCGGGCAGTCCGGATCCAGAACCAGAGAAAACCTACCGCTTTCAGCAAAAAGCCTACCGCTGGAACCGGGGCCGCTATTCCCGCAATCGGCGATTTGTGGACATTTGGGGCTTTGTGCTGCGGCTGTTGGGGGCACGTTGGCTCTACGGCAAAGCCTGGAGCTACGGCGGCACCATCACCCCCGAAAAACAGGCCGAGCGGCGGCGCAAACTGGCGGTGTGGATCCGCGAAACCCTGCTGGATCTTGGCCCCACCTTTATTAAAGTCGGCCAGCTTTTCTCCACCCGTGCCGACATTTTCCCGATTGAGTTTGTGGAAGAACTGTCGAAACTCCAGGATCGGGTGCCCGCCTTCAGCTACGAGCAAACCCGCGCCATCCTGGAGGACGACCTTGGCAAGCCGATCCAAGAGCTGTACCGCACCTTCGACCCCATCCCCCTAGCGGCGGCCAGTCTGGGCCAAGTCCATCGCGCCCAACTGCATAGCGGCGAAGAAGTGGTGGTGAAGGTGCAGCGACCGGGGCTCAAGTCCCTGTTCACCATCGATCTATCGATTCTGAAGGGCATTGCCCGGTATTTTCAGAACCATCGCACCTGGGGCCGAGGCCGCGACTGGATGGGCATCTACGAAGAATGTTGCCGCATCCTCTGGGAAGAAATCGACTACCTCAACGAAGGCCGCAACGCCGACACCTTCCGCCGCAACTTCCGGGCCATGGACTGGGTGAAGGTGCCCCGCGTTTTCTGGCGCTACACCTCGCCGCGCATCCTCACCCTGGAATATATGCCGGGGATTAAAATCAGCCACTACGAAGCCCTAGAGGCAGCGGGGCTAGATCGCAAGCGGCTGGCCCAGTTGGGTGCCCAAGCCTACCTACACCAGCTCCTCGACGACGGCTTTTTCCACGCCGACCCCCACCCCGGCAACATTGCCGTTAGCCTCAACGGGTCGCTGATTTTCTACGACTTTGGCATGATGGGCCAGGTGCAGCCCCTGACCCGCCAACGCTTGATGGGCACCTTCATGGGCGTGGCCCAGCGCGATGCGAACCAGGTGATGAACTCCCTGGTGGAGCTCGGAGCCCTGGCCCAAGTGGAGGACATGAGCCCCGTGCGGCGCTCGATCCAGTACATCCTCGACAACTTTATGGACAAACCCTTCGAGGAGCAGTCCATCGAGGCGATCAGCGATGACCTCTATGCGGTAGCCTACGATCAGCCCTTTCGGTTTCCGGCCACCTTTACCTTCGTGATGCGGGCCTTTTCTACCCTGGAGGGCGTGGGCAAGGGTCTGGATCCAGACTTTAACTTTATGGAAGCGGCCAAGCCGTTTGCAGCACAGCTTATGACCAGCGGAAATCCTGGCGATGGAGCCAACAGTCTACTCGGAGAACTGAGCCGTCAAGCCGCCCAGGTGAGTACCACCGCCTTCGGGCTCCCCCGACGGATTGAAGACACCCTTGACAAGCTCGAACGGGGTGATATTCGGGTGCGGGTGCGTTCCGTAGAAACCGACCGAGCCCTGCGGCGCATCGGCACCGTCAGCATGGCCAACAACTATGCTATTTTGGTGGGCGCGTTTACCTTGTCCGCTACGGGTCTTCTGATGACGCCTTGGCCGCTGATTGCCATTGCCCCAGGGGTGTTGGCGACGGGCTCTGGGATAGCTTTTCTACGAGCCGTGATCAAGGTAAATCGTGCCGATCGGTTGCCCTAG
- the rpsU gene encoding 30S ribosomal protein S21 — MTQVVVGENEGIESALRRFKRQVSKAGIFSEVKRRRHFETPQEKRKRKAVARRKKRYR, encoded by the coding sequence ATGACTCAAGTTGTTGTTGGTGAAAACGAAGGGATTGAATCAGCCCTACGTCGTTTTAAGCGACAGGTGTCTAAGGCGGGTATTTTCTCAGAAGTGAAGCGTCGTCGCCACTTTGAAACCCCCCAAGAGAAGCGTAAGCGCAAGGCCGTGGCGCGCCGCAAGAAGCGTTACCGCTAA
- a CDS encoding DnaJ C-terminal domain-containing protein, with product MAATGFKDYYAVLGVSRTAGVDEIKQSFRKLARKYHPDVNPGDKNAEARFKEVSEAYEVLSDPDKRKKYDQFGQYWQQAERAGAGAGYGTPGDFGGFDFSNYGSFDEFINELLGRFGGGAAGGPRARTTYPYGAPSGFGGPGAGFDPTTASQSFDQEANINLSFSEAFHGTQKRLRIGNNEVEVRIPPGAKQGSKVRLKGKGQMNPYSKQRGDVYLVVQLAAHALFKLEGDNLVCDLPITPDEAVLGGKIDVPTPDGPVTMNLPAGIKSGQTLRLRGKGWPSPKGNRGDLLVTVVITPPTNLSDDLRQLYEKIRALRSDSPRQALTNTRL from the coding sequence ATGGCGGCTACTGGCTTCAAAGATTACTACGCTGTGCTGGGGGTCAGTAGAACCGCTGGGGTGGATGAGATTAAGCAGTCCTTTCGGAAGCTGGCCCGCAAATATCACCCCGACGTCAATCCGGGCGACAAAAATGCGGAGGCCCGATTCAAGGAGGTCAGCGAAGCCTACGAGGTGCTGTCTGACCCCGACAAGCGCAAAAAGTACGACCAGTTTGGCCAATACTGGCAGCAGGCCGAACGGGCCGGGGCCGGGGCGGGCTATGGCACTCCGGGCGACTTCGGTGGTTTTGACTTCAGCAACTACGGCAGTTTCGACGAATTTATCAACGAGCTGCTAGGTCGATTTGGCGGCGGTGCGGCGGGTGGCCCCCGTGCCCGAACGACCTATCCCTACGGTGCCCCCAGCGGCTTTGGCGGGCCTGGGGCTGGGTTCGACCCCACCACGGCCTCCCAATCCTTTGACCAAGAGGCCAACATCAACCTCAGCTTTAGCGAAGCTTTCCACGGCACCCAAAAGCGCCTCCGCATCGGCAACAACGAGGTGGAGGTACGCATTCCCCCCGGTGCCAAGCAGGGCAGCAAGGTGCGACTCAAGGGCAAGGGACAGATGAACCCCTACAGCAAGCAGCGGGGCGATGTGTATTTAGTGGTGCAGCTAGCGGCCCACGCCCTGTTCAAGCTGGAGGGTGACAACCTGGTGTGCGACTTGCCCATCACCCCCGATGAGGCCGTCCTCGGCGGCAAAATTGATGTGCCAACCCCCGACGGCCCTGTAACCATGAACCTGCCAGCGGGGATCAAGTCTGGCCAAACCCTGCGGCTGCGCGGCAAGGGCTGGCCCAGTCCCAAGGGCAACCGGGGCGACCTGTTGGTGACGGTGGTGATCACTCCCCCGACCAATCTCAGCGACGACCTGCGCCAACTCTACGAAAAAATCCGGGCGCTGCGTTCAGACAGCCCCCGCCAAGCCCTCACGAATACGCGCCTGTAG
- a CDS encoding cation:proton antiporter, translating to MATLPSVPWLAEIAEAEIEPLVLASVLLSLIVVYLAAKIGGELCARVNLPPVLGELLGGVVVGVSALHLIVFPEAGANPDSMLMNFVGWVTGIAPEDGLSRVFAGESEALSVLAELGVIILLFEIGLESDLKELIRVGPQAAVVAVIGVVVPFAAGTAGLIGLFGVDTIPAVFAGAALTATSIGITAKVLAELQKLSSTEGQIIIGAAVLDDVLGIIVLAVVASLAKTGEIEILNVVYLVIGAAVFLVGSIFLGRLLSPYFVALVDKLRTRGQVLISSLIFAFVLAYIASAIQLEAILGAFAAGLILAETSKHKELEEQISPIADMLVPIFFITVGARTDISVLNPLDPNNRPGLIIASFLVVVAFVGKVVTGFAVFGQPGINRLAVGIGMVPRGEVGLVFAGVGAASGVLSESLDAAIIVMVILTTFMAPPLLRLVFEEKDSDEPPLQEDEALATATPAPGQD from the coding sequence ATGGCTACGCTGCCCTCGGTGCCGTGGTTGGCGGAGATTGCCGAAGCCGAGATTGAGCCTCTGGTGTTGGCCAGCGTGCTGCTGAGCCTGATTGTGGTGTATCTCGCGGCTAAGATTGGCGGTGAACTGTGCGCCCGCGTCAACCTGCCCCCCGTACTGGGCGAACTGTTGGGGGGAGTCGTTGTGGGGGTGTCGGCCCTGCACCTGATTGTCTTCCCCGAAGCAGGCGCGAATCCTGACTCCATGCTCATGAACTTTGTTGGGTGGGTGACAGGCATCGCCCCTGAAGATGGTCTTTCACGAGTCTTTGCAGGCGAAAGTGAAGCCCTCTCAGTGCTGGCGGAGTTAGGGGTGATTATCCTCCTGTTTGAGATTGGCCTAGAGTCTGACCTCAAGGAGCTGATTCGGGTTGGCCCCCAGGCGGCGGTGGTGGCGGTGATTGGGGTCGTTGTGCCCTTCGCCGCAGGCACAGCGGGGCTGATTGGCCTGTTTGGGGTAGATACTATCCCGGCGGTGTTTGCCGGGGCTGCACTCACCGCCACCAGCATCGGGATTACAGCCAAGGTATTGGCAGAACTGCAAAAGCTGAGTTCCACAGAAGGCCAAATTATCATCGGAGCCGCCGTCCTAGATGACGTGCTAGGGATCATCGTTCTAGCCGTGGTGGCCAGCCTGGCCAAAACCGGGGAAATCGAAATCCTCAACGTGGTCTATCTGGTGATTGGGGCCGCTGTATTCCTGGTGGGGTCTATCTTTTTAGGGCGCTTGCTCAGCCCCTATTTTGTTGCCCTAGTAGACAAACTTCGCACCCGTGGCCAGGTGTTGATTAGCTCCCTGATTTTCGCCTTTGTACTGGCCTACATTGCCTCAGCCATTCAGCTAGAGGCGATTTTGGGAGCCTTTGCCGCCGGATTAATTTTGGCCGAAACCAGCAAGCACAAGGAGCTAGAAGAACAGATTAGCCCCATCGCCGATATGCTGGTGCCGATTTTCTTCATCACCGTGGGGGCCAGAACCGACATCAGCGTGCTAAACCCCCTCGACCCCAACAACCGACCAGGCCTGATTATTGCCTCCTTCCTAGTAGTAGTGGCCTTTGTGGGCAAGGTCGTAACAGGCTTTGCCGTGTTTGGCCAACCGGGCATCAACCGCCTTGCCGTGGGCATTGGCATGGTGCCCAGGGGCGAAGTGGGCCTCGTCTTTGCTGGGGTAGGGGCCGCCAGCGGGGTGCTGTCCGAATCCCTGGATGCCGCCATCATTGTGATGGTGATTCTGACCACCTTCATGGCCCCGCCGCTGCTGCGCCTGGTATTTGAGGAAAAAGACTCCGACGAACCGCCCCTCCAGGAAGACGAAGCCCTCGCCACGGCCACCCCAGCCCCTGGACAGGACTAG
- a CDS encoding PP2C family protein-serine/threonine phosphatase, producing MVEHQFSGLTDPGLLRSSNQDDYYMDPDGRFFIVADGMGGHAGGQEASRLATATIKTFLNQHWQDTQPTADLLRQALAQANNAILHDQFHHPERSDMGTTVVVLAFRQQDDQPWCAHVGDSRLYRLRGHQLDQITEDHTWIARAIREGELTPAQARSHPWRHVLAQCLGREDLTQIDVQPIEVHPGDRLLMCSDGLTEELSDHLIASHLKSIRACEAVATALVNSAKQRGGRDNITVVVVNPLPTMTTA from the coding sequence ATGGTGGAGCACCAATTTTCAGGGCTAACGGATCCGGGTCTTCTGAGGAGTAGTAATCAGGATGACTACTACATGGATCCAGACGGTCGCTTCTTCATTGTGGCGGACGGTATGGGGGGCCACGCTGGAGGCCAAGAGGCCAGTCGTTTAGCCACGGCTACCATCAAAACGTTTTTGAATCAGCATTGGCAGGATACCCAGCCCACCGCCGACCTGCTGCGTCAAGCCCTCGCCCAGGCCAACAACGCCATCCTGCACGACCAATTCCACCATCCCGAACGCTCGGATATGGGAACCACGGTGGTAGTGCTTGCCTTTCGGCAGCAGGATGATCAGCCCTGGTGTGCCCATGTGGGGGATTCGCGCCTCTATCGCCTGCGGGGGCACCAGCTTGATCAAATCACCGAGGATCACACCTGGATTGCCCGCGCCATCCGCGAGGGAGAACTGACCCCCGCCCAGGCCCGCAGCCACCCTTGGCGTCACGTCTTGGCCCAATGTTTGGGGCGAGAAGACCTCACCCAAATCGACGTTCAGCCGATAGAAGTACACCCCGGCGACCGTCTGCTGATGTGCAGCGATGGCCTGACTGAAGAACTGTCCGACCACCTGATTGCCTCTCACCTGAAGTCGATTCGGGCCTGTGAAGCCGTGGCCACTGCCCTCGTCAACTCGGCCAAGCAGCGCGGCGGACGCGACAATATCACGGTCGTTGTGGTGAACCCGCTGCCGACCATGACCACGGCCTAG
- the pgeF gene encoding peptidoglycan editing factor PgeF yields MHSSSWQWADHQGHAFLTCKLLNSWPHGFFTRNFWPQVPEDLTPALHPQAAVQRVKQVHGSRVLTPTEMAQMDAESTHPEADALMSDGPNQALWVCSADCNPVLIGDCVTGQAAAIHAGWRGTALKIVPQAVAKMQAQGSRLADLRVAIGPAIAGEVYQVATTVAAEVGRTIAPGDHNSDEALVEALQSLAHSPILPDDESGKARLDVRQVNVWQLTQLGLSLAQISVAPHCTFQEPERFFSYRRTGEKQVQWSGIVSRTAA; encoded by the coding sequence ATGCATTCCTCTTCTTGGCAATGGGCCGACCACCAGGGTCACGCCTTTCTCACCTGCAAACTGCTCAACTCCTGGCCCCACGGTTTTTTTACCCGCAACTTTTGGCCCCAGGTGCCGGAGGACTTGACTCCAGCCCTCCACCCCCAGGCGGCGGTGCAGCGGGTGAAGCAAGTTCACGGCAGTCGGGTGCTGACCCCCACGGAGATGGCCCAGATGGATGCCGAATCCACCCACCCGGAGGCCGATGCTCTGATGAGCGATGGCCCCAACCAAGCGCTGTGGGTGTGCTCGGCGGACTGCAACCCGGTGCTGATCGGAGACTGCGTCACCGGACAGGCGGCGGCGATCCATGCCGGATGGCGGGGAACGGCGCTGAAAATTGTGCCCCAGGCGGTGGCTAAAATGCAGGCCCAGGGTAGTCGGCTGGCGGATTTGCGGGTGGCCATTGGCCCAGCCATTGCGGGGGAAGTGTACCAGGTGGCCACCACCGTTGCCGCTGAGGTCGGTCGCACCATTGCCCCCGGCGATCACAACTCCGACGAAGCCCTAGTAGAAGCCTTACAATCCCTAGCCCACTCCCCCATTTTGCCCGATGACGAATCGGGTAAGGCGCGGCTAGACGTTCGTCAGGTGAACGTGTGGCAGCTTACCCAACTGGGCTTGAGCCTCGCTCAGATTTCGGTGGCTCCCCACTGCACCTTTCAGGAACCAGAGCGGTTCTTTTCCTATCGCCGCACCGGAGAAAAGCAGGTGCAGTGGTCGGGGATTGTGAGCCGCACCGCCGCCTAG
- a CDS encoding AI-2E family transporter produces the protein MIQTDSPTATAQSPETRSWLTRWWSQLNPVAQSAAVMLATPLLVLNIWAISIIFGYFRSIAVTVLIASLLAFLLSYPMASLERAGLKRGLSAILVLAFALVGFAALALTVVPFVIDQGQQLIGRLPEWFDSGKVQLMVLDSKFAEWGWPVNLDGIITQTTDRLRREIQSIAGEALNLTLNVAFFTANKLLDVVLTVVLTFYLLQHGEEVWGSLVGLLPTPVQRPFSTTLRSSFRNYFLGQLIVASCLGAALTVIYSLLNVPFGSLFGLTVGLLALIPFGGTVGVVLTTLLVALRDIKIAIPMLIGSVIVQQVVENGLAPRVLGSVTGLNPFWVFIAILSGARVGGLLGVIVAVPAAVVFKEALDALRSSRIQAEAERVLVTAEVAPAAANDPTD, from the coding sequence ATGATTCAGACGGATTCCCCCACGGCCACGGCCCAGTCCCCTGAAACCCGGAGTTGGTTAACTCGCTGGTGGAGTCAGCTTAATCCCGTGGCCCAGTCGGCGGCGGTGATGCTGGCTACACCGTTGCTGGTGCTGAATATCTGGGCTATTTCCATCATTTTTGGCTATTTTCGCTCCATTGCGGTGACGGTGCTGATTGCGTCGCTGCTGGCCTTTTTGCTCAGCTATCCCATGGCCAGCCTAGAGCGGGCGGGCCTCAAGCGAGGGCTATCCGCAATTTTGGTGCTGGCCTTTGCCCTGGTGGGGTTTGCCGCCCTCGCGCTGACGGTCGTGCCCTTCGTGATTGATCAAGGTCAGCAGTTGATTGGTCGCTTGCCAGAATGGTTTGATTCGGGCAAGGTGCAGCTCATGGTGCTAGACAGCAAGTTTGCCGAGTGGGGCTGGCCTGTGAACCTAGACGGCATCATTACCCAAACCACGGATCGGCTGCGGCGCGAGATTCAGTCCATCGCCGGAGAAGCCCTCAACCTGACGCTGAACGTCGCCTTCTTCACCGCCAATAAGCTGCTGGATGTGGTGTTGACGGTGGTGCTTACCTTCTACCTGTTGCAGCATGGCGAAGAAGTGTGGGGAAGCCTGGTGGGTCTGTTGCCCACCCCGGTGCAGCGGCCCTTTTCCACCACCCTGCGCTCCAGCTTTCGCAACTACTTTCTGGGTCAGTTAATCGTCGCCAGTTGCCTCGGTGCCGCCCTGACGGTGATCTATAGCCTGCTAAATGTGCCCTTTGGGTCGCTGTTTGGGCTAACTGTGGGCCTGCTAGCGCTGATTCCCTTCGGCGGCACCGTGGGCGTCGTGCTTACCACGCTGCTGGTAGCGCTGCGAGACATTAAGATCGCCATCCCCATGCTAATTGGCTCGGTGATTGTGCAGCAGGTGGTAGAAAACGGCCTCGCCCCCAGGGTGCTGGGCAGCGTCACGGGGCTGAATCCCTTTTGGGTCTTCATCGCTATTTTGTCGGGGGCTAGGGTTGGGGGGCTGCTGGGGGTGATTGTGGCCGTTCCCGCCGCTGTGGTCTTCAAAGAAGCCCTCGATGCCCTACGCAGCAGCCGTATCCAAGCTGAGGCCGAGCGCGTACTGGTCACGGCAGAGGTTGCCCCAGCAGCGGCCAATGACCCAACGGATTAG